A section of the Petrimonas sulfuriphila genome encodes:
- the pssA gene encoding CDP-diacylglycerol--serine O-phosphatidyltransferase codes for MKKQIPNIITLLNLFSGCIAMVMAFKGNFSAVVMWVILAAAFDFFDGWTARSLGVSSKIGVELDSLADIVSFGVAPASAVFMLLEDFTLFPSFLAQPEPIIPYLAFLIPVFSAYRLAKFNIDDRQTTSFLGLPTPANGLFWISYVYGTHQAAVTNGFYFYLTVVFILVLSILMVSEIPMFSLKIKSLKIRGNERQLLLVVVIVAFVLLWGITGVAWGILVYIVMSIATMRKNKLIR; via the coding sequence ATGAAAAAACAAATTCCTAATATAATTACCTTGCTGAACCTGTTTTCAGGTTGTATTGCCATGGTCATGGCATTCAAGGGAAATTTCTCAGCGGTCGTCATGTGGGTCATACTGGCAGCCGCCTTCGATTTTTTCGACGGATGGACCGCACGGTCACTGGGGGTCTCTTCCAAGATCGGAGTAGAATTGGACTCCTTGGCCGACATAGTCAGTTTCGGGGTTGCACCTGCGTCTGCCGTCTTTATGCTGTTGGAGGACTTTACACTTTTCCCCTCTTTTCTTGCCCAACCGGAACCGATCATCCCCTACCTGGCTTTCCTGATCCCGGTTTTCTCGGCCTACAGGCTGGCAAAATTCAACATCGACGACCGCCAGACAACTTCATTTCTCGGCCTTCCTACACCCGCCAACGGATTATTTTGGATCAGTTACGTGTACGGTACGCATCAGGCGGCTGTCACCAACGGATTTTATTTCTACCTGACTGTAGTTTTTATTCTGGTTCTCTCAATACTGATGGTTTCCGAGATCCCCATGTTTTCACTCAAAATAAAAAGCTTGAAGATCAGAGGAAATGAGAGACAGCTATTGCTCGTTGTTGTGATAGTTGCGTTTGTTTTACTTTGGGGGATTACGGGGGTAGCTTGGGGAATTCTGGTGTACATTGTTATGTCAATTGCCACAATGAGAAAAAACAAACTCATTCGTTAA
- a CDS encoding phosphatidylserine decarboxylase family protein, with protein MLIHKEGRKTLFVTTVILVLLNGFMFRFFPESPFSFILLFISVVVFALMMNFFKKPSRVYEGDLLDYVNAPTDGKIVVIEKIFEKKYFNEERIQISIFMSFFNAHSNWIPVTGKVVHYSHEKGNFHAAYLPKSSHENERSNIIIETPDGHRVLTRQIAGAVARRIVTYVREGEYYHIGDRLGFIKLGSRMDVFLPIDSEILVQIGDEVRANETLLARLPQRLKGDEKTNS; from the coding sequence ATGCTAATTCACAAGGAAGGGAGAAAAACGCTGTTTGTCACAACCGTTATTTTGGTATTATTAAACGGATTTATGTTCCGTTTTTTCCCGGAAAGTCCCTTTTCTTTTATCCTGTTGTTTATTTCAGTAGTGGTTTTTGCCCTGATGATGAATTTCTTCAAAAAGCCGAGCCGCGTTTACGAAGGGGACTTGCTGGATTATGTGAATGCACCTACCGACGGGAAAATCGTAGTGATTGAAAAGATTTTTGAAAAAAAATACTTTAACGAAGAGCGGATACAAATTTCCATCTTTATGTCATTTTTTAATGCACACTCAAACTGGATACCCGTCACGGGAAAAGTAGTGCATTATTCACACGAAAAAGGTAATTTCCACGCAGCATACTTGCCTAAATCAAGTCACGAGAACGAGAGAAGCAACATCATCATTGAGACACCCGACGGGCACCGTGTACTTACCCGGCAAATCGCCGGTGCGGTGGCGCGTCGAATTGTCACCTACGTCAGGGAAGGCGAATATTATCATATCGGAGACCGCCTGGGTTTTATCAAACTGGGCTCCAGGATGGATGTCTTTCTGCCCATCGACAGCGAGATCCTGGTTCAAATAGGCGATGAGGTCAGAGCCAACGAAACACTGCTGGCACGGTTACCGCAAAGACTAAAAGGGGATGAAAAAACAAATTCCTAA
- a CDS encoding CvpA family protein, protein MLNGFDLIILIFLLVAFVNGYRKGLVMMLVGLATVILAAVFAGKLAVTVLPYLQKTFDFSPQVTHVLSYVAAFLAIAAVVSLIGFLVQKVFESVNLNFINRILGGVVSMGTTVVVLSILLNLILMLDGEEKIIKPNIKQKSFFYEKVRVAVPAIVPYLNKEVWEEFVPEKYRKQIENSGSINYDTENGQPIDSAFQKKYFETDSI, encoded by the coding sequence TGTTAAACGGGTTTGATCTCATCATACTTATTTTTCTGCTTGTCGCATTCGTAAACGGATATAGGAAAGGGCTGGTTATGATGCTCGTTGGGTTGGCAACCGTCATTCTCGCTGCCGTTTTCGCCGGCAAGCTGGCTGTTACCGTTCTGCCTTACCTCCAAAAAACGTTCGATTTCTCTCCACAGGTTACCCATGTACTCTCCTACGTGGCTGCTTTCCTAGCCATAGCGGCTGTTGTCTCATTAATCGGTTTTCTCGTACAAAAAGTGTTCGAATCGGTAAACCTCAACTTTATCAACCGGATTCTCGGAGGTGTGGTTTCCATGGGGACAACCGTTGTTGTTCTAAGTATTCTGCTCAATCTTATTCTTATGCTCGACGGAGAAGAAAAAATCATTAAACCCAATATAAAACAGAAATCCTTTTTTTACGAAAAGGTCCGTGTTGCAGTACCTGCCATCGTTCCCTACCTGAATAAGGAAGTGTGGGAAGAATTTGTTCCGGAGAAATACAGAAAACAAATCGAGAACTCAGGCAGCATAAACTACGATACGGAAAACGGACAACCCATTGATTCCGCTTTTCAGAAAAAATATTTCGAAACCGATTCTATTTAA